GGGCATCCGGCAGCTAATGCTGAAGCGGTATCGCCTCCGGCAACCGAAAACGCGAAGGGGAAGTTGCTTGCCGCAAACACCACAGTTGCTCCCAGCGCAACGTTCATCCGCCGCAGATCGGGGCGTGCGGCGCCCATCGGCCATGCTGGATCGGAGTGGTCAATGGTGACCCCGACAAACGATCCTTCGCGCAGAACCTCACCAAAGAGCCTGAGCTGAAATGTTGTTCGCGTGAGTTCGCCGCGCAGTCTTCCCTCGGGAAGGTTGGTCTCAGCGATGGCGATATCGATAAGCTCATCGGCGGCGTGATCGAGCGTTGCAGCCACTTCTTCTATGGCGGACGCACGCTTTCGAGGCGGAACAGCCGCCCACAACGGGGCTGCTTGACTCGCGGCCAAAGCTAGCTTGGTTACTGCTTCGGTATCGGTTGGTGGCACTCTCATTCGTTGTCCTTCCCTGAAGACGAGTTAAGGTCCAGTTCGGCGAGTGCACCCAGTGAGATGGGCGTAGCGATCGCACGTTTTTGTGTGGGGCGCAGTGCGTCAATGCTCCAGTTCCGAGTATCCGTGCCGAGTGAAAGGCAGGAGACCGCGAGGCCGCATTCGCGCCCTTGGCACCGTCCCATCCCTGCACGCGTGGTAATCTTCCCGTCGCGCGGAGTGGCAGTTTCTAGTTCGGTGGTTGCTGCGCGAATGACTCCAGCGGTCACTTCCTCGCAGCGGCACACAGCTACAGAGTCAGGTATGAGGGTTTCGAGGTTGGCCGGGAGCGGGGAGGCGTTGTGCAGAGCGTGGGCGAATCGGTTGGCGCGTGCCACTCTTTTGAGTGCTTGGGTCACGCGGCTGGTGTGTGATTCCAAGCCGACGTCATGTAACACAGTCAGACCTGCGACTTCTCCCTCAGCCATCGCCTTTGTGGCACCACCCACACCCGTTGCTTCGCCTGCGACGTAGAGCCCGGGCACGCTGGAACGCTGTGTGTGATCCACGCGCGCAACGAGTGAGCCATCGCTGTCCACGCGCATGCTGGCACCTAGGGCTTCGAGGAGTTCTAGCTGAGGCGTGAAACCCCATCCCAGTGCGACGGCGTCGACCTGCTTGGTCCGGTGTGCGAAGAGTGTTCCATTGCGCCCCACCTTGGCTATCGTCACGCCGGTGACGTGATCGGAGCCATGAATCTCGGTTATCACGTGTCGAGGAAGGTATGGGATGCGCTTGTGGATGAAGGTTCCAACGTATTGCGCTCCTTCACCTGCTTTGCCGGGCTGGCTGATAGTTCCGATCGGAGTGCGAGCCCACAGCAGTGGCGAGTTGTACTCGCAAACGGATACCACGGCGGCGCCTGCCCGGGCGAGGCCAGCAGCGACCGACAGCAGGAATGGTCCGGTGCCACCCACGGCTATGCGCTTGCCAACAACATACCCGTGTTCTTTCAGAAGGGCTTGGGCCCCGCCGGCAGCAACTACTCCGGGGAGGGTCCAGCCTGGAATCGGCAATTGCCGATCATATGCTCCGGTTGCCACGAGTAAGCGTTGCGCCTCAACGCGGTACCCGCGATCAGAGGTACCTGTGGTTGCAGTAGTGCGCAGTGAGAACGCGCCTGACGGCGAGTTCGGGGCAGCGACGTTCCACACCTGCTGGCCCAACAGTTCGCGCACCCTGCCCGAGCTAACGAGTGGTTTCAGACGGGCGATGAGGCTACGAAGTTCAGTGGTGTGGTGTTGACCGATCGGGGTGGCCTCGCCGGCACCGTGACGCCAATACTGCCCGCCTACCCGGGCGTTGAAATCGATGAGTGCCACGTTGGCACCGCCTTCGGCAGCAATGACTGCGGCGGTCAGGCCCGCCGGTCCGCCGCCCACAACGGCGAAGTCCACTTGGACCCGGATCTCACTCATCGTTTCACCTCTGATTCAGGAGATTCTCGGGGTGTTGCTGATGCTGGGGTGTGCTCCGCCCGCACTACAACAGATTCGGATGGCATGGGAGCGATGGTCATACCGTCCTGAGCTGAAAGAAGGCACGCCCTCATTCCTCTTCTTCCATCAGCGACCACGACGCATTCGTAACAGACTCCGATTCCGCAGAAGATCGCCCGGGGAGCGTGATCAATCCTTGTTGTGCGCCACGAGGTTATACCGGCAGCCAGAAGTGCGGCAGCCACACTCTGCCCGGGCGTGAATGCCACGAGTTCGCCAGCAAAGTCGAAGTGGTGTTCGCTCATAAGCTCTCCTTGGTGGGCTCGAAACGATCAGGGCGCAATGGTGAGAGGTCGAGGTCTGTGGCGCGTCCAGTCAAGGCTTGAGCCAGCAGTTTGCCTGTGCCGACGGACAATCCGATTCCGGCTCCTTCATGCCCGGAAGCGTGCCACAAGCCAGGAGCTCTGGGATCGGGTCCGATGACGGGCAGGTGATCTGGGCAGTATGGTCGGAATCCCCAGTAGGTCCGCATGATGTTAATGCCTGAGAGGAAGGGAAAGAGCGCGACGGCGTTGCGAGCAATCTTCTTCATTGCCAAGGGTGAGAAGGTTTCGTCAAAACCAACGCGTTCTCGGCTGGAGCCAATGAGGATTGTGCCGCTTGGTGTGGATTCGACTACTGCCGAGGCCTGCAGTGCGGCATCGCCACTTCCCACGTTGGCGACGTAATCTGCGCCGTACACCTTGTGGGATACCAACGGCCCCACAGGTTCGGTTACGAGTACGTAGCCCTTGCGTGGGGCAACGGGGAGCTGGAGGTCAGCGAGTGCTGCGATTTCGCAACTCCACGGCCCACAACAGTTGATGACGGCTCCAGCGCTAAACACGCCGTCGTCGGTCCTTACTCCGGTGACCTTTTCGCCAGACCGCACAAGTGCGGTAACGGGTTGGCCGAAATGGAATGCTGCTCCGAGTTCGCGGGCTAAGCGGCACAGATGGTTTGTTGCCAAGATGGGCTGAACCTGCGCATCTTGGGGGTAGAACGCACCGCCGGGGATCTCGGGATTGATGAGTGGTTCGAAGGTCGCGAGTGCTGCGGGCGAATCAATCATCTCAACCGCGATGCCGTGGGATCGTTGTGTTTCGGCGAAGTCTCGCAGGGCTGCCAGCCCGGTCTCTGAAGAGGCCGTTACCACCCCGCCCTTTGGTTCGAACTCCCACAGGTGGGAGTATTCGCCTAGATCTTCGTGCCACACAGCGTTTGAGTACAGTGCGAGATCCAGTTCAGGTCCGGGTTCCTTGTCTGAGACAAGGATGTTTCCCTCACCGTGGGAGGAGGTTCCTCCTGCCGCGCGCCGGGAGTCAAATACAGCAACGCTCAGCCCAGCCTGGGCAGCGAAGAAAGCTGCAGCCGCACCCACGATACCTGCGCCGATGATCACCACATCCGCGTACCTGTTTGTAGTCATGTCAGATCAGGAATCCCTCAGGAAATGGATCACTCGGATCGAGGTGGTATTGGGCGGTTCCTGTTACCCATGCCCTGCCAGTTATCGTGGGGATGACGGCAGGGAACGGGCCCACTGTTGTTTCATCTACGAGCCGGCCCACGAACTGCGTACCGATGAGTGACTCGTTAATGAAGTCCTGTCCGAGGGGGAGTTCGCCGCGGGCGTGGAGTTGTGCCATCCGTGCACTGGTACCCGTGCCACACGGAGAGCGGTCGAACCATCCGGGATAGATCGCCATCGCATGGCGTGAGTGTTGGGCGGTTGATCCTGGCGCCTTGAGGTAGACGTGGTGGCAACCTCTGATTGTTTCATCCAGTGGGTGAACGGGATAGTTGACCTCATCTATTGCTGCCATGACGCGCAGTCCGGCATCGAGGAGGGCATCTTTGTGCTCACGTCCGAATGGAATTCCCAGTTCCTCAAGTTCGACGACGGCGTAGAAGTTGCCTCCGAAAGCTAGGTCGTATGAAACCTTACCTAGGTTCGGTACCTCCACCTGGCAGTTGAGAGAATAGGCGAAGGATGGAACGTTTCTTATAGTGACGGATTCAGCGTGGCCATCGGTCACCGCAACGGTGGCAATGACCAAGCCGGCAGGCGTATCCAATCGGATAGTTGTGGTGGGTTCGGTGACTGGCACCATTCCTGTCTCCACCAGTACTGTGGCAACTCCAATGGTTCCGTGCCCGCACATGGGTAAACAGCCTGATACTTCGATGAAGAGAATTCCAAAATCGGCATCGGGCCGAGTAGGTGGCTGCAGTATGGCGCCACTCATGGCGGAGTGGCCACGGGGTTCGAACATGAGAAACGTGCGGAGGTAATCCATGTTTTCCATGAACCAGATCCGGCGTTCCTCCATCGTTGCGCCGGGAAGTGTGCCCACGCCACCGGTGACGACGCGGGTGGGCATCCCTTCCGTGTGAGACTCAACGGTGTGTATGACGCGTTGTGATCGCATCTTCCTTCACCTTCTCGTTCGCTGTCTTGGCCAGACGTGGTTTAGCGGTAGCCCTTTGCGAGCACTGTTTCCGTGTCCTTGACGATGCGGGCGTAGAGATCCTCCGGAAGGGCAAGGCGAGGCGGGCGAGTTGTGGTTCCCCACGGTGCTGCCCCCGCAACTTCTTGCGACAATTTGATTGCTTGCACGAACCACTTTGTGGAATCCCATCGCAGCAGTGGGTGCAGATCCCGGTAAATCTCAGAGGCGCGCATCCACTTCTCGGGATCACCAGATGTAGCGAGATTGTACAGTTCTACCGATGAACTGGGGATTGCGTTTGTGTAACCGGAAACCCAACCAACCGCGCCGGCGATTCCCAGCTCTAGGACCACGTCGTCCGCACCTATCGAAACGTCCAAACCTGGTGCGAGTTCTTTGGTTTGGTAGGCGCGGGAGACTACCCCTGAAAACTCCTTGACCGATGCGATGAGCCCTTCGGAGTAGAGGGTGGCGAGGAGTTCTGGGCGCAGATCAATCTTGGTGTCAACGGGGTTGTTGTAAGCGAGGATAGGTAGGCCAACCTTTGCCACGGCTCGGTAGTGCGCGATGACTTCCTCATCTGATGCGTTGTATGCGTTGGGAGGGAGGAGCATCACTGCCGGCGCGCCGTTTTCCGCAGCGTGCTCCGTAAGCCGGATGCTTTCCAACGCACCATATGCACCTACGCCGGGAATGACTGCTACGCCTGCAGGTGCTGCGGAGACCGCGGTGAGGAACACCTGCTTGCGCTCTTCTTCGGTAAGTGTCTGGTATTCGCCGAGCGACCCGTTCGGGATAATGCCGGTGGCGCCTCCGCGAGCAAGAAACTGGACGTGATTGGCGAATGCCTCGTGGTTGACACTGTAATCCGCGGTGAACGGCAGAGTGGTTGCGACGTTAACACCGTGCCAAGGCTTTGGTTCGGACATGTGAGCGTTCCTTTCGGGGCGGCGAGGGAATCCTCTGAAGTAATATGTCACATATTAGCAGTAGTTTATTGTGGGTCAAGCTCCGTTTCACAAGTTTTGGTTGTCGCAATAGGAATCCGAACGATGGAAGCGATTCGTCTCGCAAGATGCTTGTGAACCTTGGGCATGCGTGGCACCGGTGTACGGTAATTTCAGTGTTCTGAGTTGGTCATGACTGTGGTGCAGAAGTGATCTGAAGCAGGTAGTTGAGAGAACTCAGGCGGCGAGTTCAGTTATCTTTACTGGCGAGTCTAGAGATCTTGTATGGCGCGCTGAGGGAACTCTAGCGTCAAGATGTGTACGCAGACATTGGTATCGTGTTACCGAAATACGTGCGTTGGGAAGGAATGAGAATGAACGCAAGTGCCGGGCTGGGCCCAGTGCGGCCGCGCACTAGTCTGCGCGACATGGTGCATGCGCGCATTCGCAGCGCAATCATCTCAGGAGAGCTAGCACCCGGCGAAGTGCACTCCGCGCCGTCGCTGAGTGTGCAACTGGGAGTCTCTGCCACGCCAGTCCGCGAAGCAATGCTTGACCTCGCGCGCGAAGGCCTCGTTACTGTGATGCCAAACAAGGGATTCAAGATAACGGAGGTCTCAGATTCTGACCTTGATGAGATCACCCAGATCCGCCAGCTCCTTGAACCGCCAATCCTGAGCTCGGTGGTGGATCTCATTCCGGATGAAGATTTCCCAAGCCTGAGCGAAGCGGCAAACCAAATTGTGGAAGCAGCCAGCGAAGGTGATCTGCCCGGTTATCTCGAGGCGGATCGCGTGTTTCATCTTTCGCTGTTGCGGTACTGCGGCAATAATCGCCTAGTTGAACTGGTGGACTCATTGCGGGCTCAAACTCGCCTGTACGGGCTGCGCAGTCTGGTTGAACAAGGCCTGCTCGTAGAATCGGCCCAAGAACACCACGAAATCTTGGCAGCCATTCAGGCGCGTGACAGTGAGAGCTCTGCGCGGCTCCTCACGCGGCACATCGGCCATGTCCGCGGTATCTGGGCAGGCAAAGCGGACTGACCGGGCGGGGAGCCTCGCTGGAGGCGCCGAACTCCACCGCGTCGACGTCGTCGTTCATGCCTGATGTTTGGCCGTGAATGCTGTAGGCCGTGGCTATTCATCCAGCGCATGTGCGGAGTTGCTCGGACTGAGGTCCTGCCCGAAGAGCCAACCGCGATAACCGCCAGCACCTCGAAGAAAATTACAAACGCCCGTGGTGCATTGCTGGACCACGGGCGCGTTGAACGGCAAGTGCTTTGAGAGGCAATTGCCTTGGGTGGCAAGCACCCGCCCAAATGGCGGATCCAAGCCTGAATCTCATGAGTCGGGGTAGCGGGATTTGAACCCACGACCTCTTCATTAGTAGAGCCGTTTTCAGCCATTTTTGAACTTCATCGGAAGGCTTATTTTTCCGTGCCATTTCGACGAAACTACGAAAAGTAGCCTTCGGGCAACTTCGCCCAATTTCGTCCTTCAATCAGTGCGATCGTGTCCCAATCGTGTCCTGATTCGCACTCGCCGAGCGCCAGAAAGAGCCAAAGTTCCAGCAGTTGATGCTATCCCACTGGCACAGCCTTGCACCCGAGTGAGGCTCTGCCATCCTCGTCGCAGGAGCGACGACAAGACTGTCGTCTCTCCGAAACTGGATGACCCGTGCTACTCCGCCAGCGGGAAACAGAAAGCTCTTTTGATTGTGACAAATGCAGTTACAGACTGATCCGTCTGGATCTGACTGATTCCACCTGAGGGTGTTCGTCAGCTTCGTGTGCTAACGAGTACTAATGCCCGATTCACAAAGGCTTTGGCAATGAGTGAATCATCCATGTCCAACGTAACGGCCAGTGATTCTATGTGCCTGTCTTTCTGATTGCGATCATGGTCATAAATGAACACGGCATGATTCTTGTAGTCAGAGGAAAACTTGAGTTCAACAGCACGGCCGTGTTCTGGGAAGTCGAAACGTAACCATGGCGTGCTTGACCTGCCTGCACCCTCCGAGTCCAAGAGTTCACCTGGGTTCTTGCCCACATTGGCTATCCGAAACTGATCGATGATTGGCTGCTTCAGCCTAAATAGACGACGACTCATCGCAGCGTTGACTTGACCTTGTCTGTCATTGAACGCCCTAATCTGGGCAGCGTGCTGCTCATTGAGTTGACGCCATTCACTTATGAGTCGGACTTCGTCTTGCTGATCTGCCACGTTGCTTCCCCTTGTGCGTACTTCGATGAACTGCTGGAGCAGGTCCAGGCTTCGTCTCTGGTTGGTGTCTTTTGGATTCATTGCTATTTCGGCAAGAGAACTACTAGCTAGAATTGCTTCAGCCAAGTCCTGGTAGGTCAACGACTTTGATACCCACGTGTCGAGATCTGAATCAATGTGAGTACGCGCCTCCGGTGCAAGAACCACCATGATCACATCATTGATGCCCTTTTGATCCAACGCATGTTCGACGTACTTGTCGATGGGATTATTGAATTCATGGCCGATCTTATTCTCAATGACCACGGCCAAGCCTAGATCTGGATTCATTGCATATAGATCGATGTGATCAACTTGCGTACCGAGTTCCCAACCGCCGTTGCCGCTCACCAAAGCAGCTTCGAAAGCTTCAGATCTGCGACCACGGGAATCAACAAAGTGAGCGCCTTCGAGCAACGCCAGGAACGAATCTAGCACCAGTGTGCCGAGCCCATGCCGTTCACCAGGATCCATGAGGAACTTCAAAACCATGTCCACTCGCGTTTCGAGGTGCCCCTCTCGAAGAATCTCAAAAAGATTCACAGGGGGTTCTGGTGTCACAAGAGGCGCGGGGACGTCGTCTAGGAAATCCAAATCTAGTTTTGTGCCCACACTTGAACTTCCAGTCTCCGATGGTTATTCGTCCGATTGGATGATACAGGAGACGATATCGCTTTGACGCGTACACCTGAGACTTAGCTAAGTATCCGACAACTCCGGTACGTCTGTTGTCGCATCGAATCCTAGACGGCTGGGCCGCGACGTCCCAGAAAGATTAGGATTGAGCGAGTGAATGGCCGAGCCGCATTCCCACATAGAACCAACTAGGTTAAGTGTGTTCACCCGCGCAGATCAAGTCGTTCACTTTTCGTGGGAGAACTATTGACAACGAGGAAGTTGAGTCAGACGATGGAGGATCTGTCGATGATCGGTGAGGCCCTCAAGAGTTGGCGCGAAGGCCTAATCGGTCTGGATAAGCGCAGCAGACTAATGCGGTTCAACGCGCCGCGAACCTCGTCACTGGGTACGCGGCACTAACGGTCGCTAGCCAACTATCGAGATCATGCCATCGTGTCCCGAGGCAATCTCGGGCCTATCTGGGAAAGACTAAATCCCCGAGTTTTCAACGAAAACTCGGGGAATCTCATGAGTCGGGGTAGCGGGATTTGAACCCACGACCTCTTCGTCCCGAACGAAGCGCGCTACCAAACTGCGCCACACCCCGAAAGTGTGTTGCGAATGCAACTGTTTCATAATAGCGGAGATGGTGAACCAAAGTGAAACTGGCGCCTTGTGGCCTAGCTGACTAGATGATGATCAGGTCCACTAGATGATGATCAGGTCCACCTGAACAGCTTCCGGCCTGCATGCTATCCGGACGGGAGTGTACGGAGAAGTACCTAGCCCAGTCGCCACGTTGACCCACGCAGTACCGTGATTGTCGCGCAGCGTGGGCACTGAACCATCCCCGGAGAGGACCTCGGCTCCTGTTGGGGGCCACTGGAAAAGACCTGAGGCAAACTCACGCTCAAGGTCGCAGTTCGTCACGAGTGCACCGACCTTGGGAATGCAGATCTGCCCGCCATGCGTGTGGCCAGCGAAAACCAAATCGCAACCATCATCAACCATTGAATTAAGAACTCGCTTGTATGGGGCGTGCGTCAACCCGATCTTCACAGAGAGCACTGAGCCAGCGGAGGAGGGGCCACTCGGCTCCGTCGCCACAAGTGGCTCCGAGTCCTCCCCATTGTTCACTGCAGGAAATTCGTCGAGGTTGATATGGGGGTCATCCACCCCCACCAAATCCATTGCCCACTGCCCAATGCGCACTTTGCCACGCGCGTTGTTCAGGTTAATCCAGCCAGCATCTTCGAAAGCGGAAGCCATTTCCTGCCATGGCAGGTCTCGGTTTGCCCACGGGTCTTGGGGTACGTTTGGAGTCGGGGCGCCGTCGTCGTGAGAACGGTCAAAAAGGTAAGCGGCTGGATTACTGATCTGCGGCGAATGGTAATCATGTGAACCAAAGACGAAAGCCCCTGGGATTCCGCGGAATGGCTCCAGCGCCTCAAGCAGTGATGGCAGTGCCTGGGCCTCGGAAAGTTGATCTCCGGTTAGTACCAAGAAATCCGGGTCTGAATCGGCGAGCTTCTGAATCCATTCGATCTTGTGCTTCTGACGCGCCATGAGGTGGATGTCAGAGAGATGAATGATGCGCAAAGAGCGCCCAGCAGCATCGGGTTCTCCCGCACCGCTGCCCTCGCGGAGAATTGAACGCCTCCTCAAAGCGTATGAATGCGACTCCACGAGTCCCCACCCTGTGGCGGTAATGCCAGCCGCGACACCGGCCGCTATCGTGCGAGTGGTGGCTTTGGTTGCTGCTTTCGCAGCGTTGCGGAGAGTGTGTTGGTTCATGAATGAAATCCTGTTGATCGTGCCGTGTGAGCGTCAGCCCATGCTCACAGTCCTAAGGGGATCAGCCGTCGCTTCCGTCAGACGCATCAGCTGCGTTCGTCGAGGGGTCTTCAGCGGTATCGGCTGCGGTTGAGTCTTGTGAATCGGTGGCAGTGCTCGGATCGCTAGTAGCGGACTGTGTGCCCGTGCCAGTGTTTGAACGTAGAGCTGAGTTAGAGCTCTGACTGGAGACTCCGCGCAACACGTTTCTGGTTGGCGCAGTAAACGTCTCAACTGGCTCATTGGCCAGAGCCTGCGTCATGTAGGAGCTGAACACAGTGGCTGGGAACAGGCCGCCGTAGACCTCACTGTAGAAGGTTCCATTGATGGTGGTGTTCAGCATGGACCTCTGTTCAGACATGTGGCCCTGCCACACTGCCGTAGCGAGCTGCGGTGTGTAGCCCACAAACCATGCGTCCGTGTCGGCGTTAGCCGTACCGGTCTTGCCGGCCACACTTCGCCCGGCAACCTGTGCTCGGAAGCCCGTCGCATTGTCCTGAACAACCTGCTGCAACACAGAGGTGGTTTCGCGGGCGACTTCCTGATCAAGTACCGTACGGCAGCTGGAAGACTTCTCGGTCAGCACACTGCCATCGGAACCCGTGATCTTCGTGTACGACATTGGTTCGCAGGCGTTGCCATCATCTGCCAGAGAAGCTACGGCCACGGCCATTGAGAGAGGCGTGACGT
The DNA window shown above is from Changpingibacter yushuensis and carries:
- a CDS encoding NAD(P)/FAD-dependent oxidoreductase, translating into MSEIRVQVDFAVVGGGPAGLTAAVIAAEGGANVALIDFNARVGGQYWRHGAGEATPIGQHHTTELRSLIARLKPLVSSGRVRELLGQQVWNVAAPNSPSGAFSLRTTATTGTSDRGYRVEAQRLLVATGAYDRQLPIPGWTLPGVVAAGGAQALLKEHGYVVGKRIAVGGTGPFLLSVAAGLARAGAAVVSVCEYNSPLLWARTPIGTISQPGKAGEGAQYVGTFIHKRIPYLPRHVITEIHGSDHVTGVTIAKVGRNGTLFAHRTKQVDAVALGWGFTPQLELLEALGASMRVDSDGSLVARVDHTQRSSVPGLYVAGEATGVGGATKAMAEGEVAGLTVLHDVGLESHTSRVTQALKRVARANRFAHALHNASPLPANLETLIPDSVAVCRCEEVTAGVIRAATTELETATPRDGKITTRAGMGRCQGRECGLAVSCLSLGTDTRNWSIDALRPTQKRAIATPISLGALAELDLNSSSGKDNE
- a CDS encoding metallophosphoesterase, producing MNQHTLRNAAKAATKATTRTIAAGVAAGITATGWGLVESHSYALRRRSILREGSGAGEPDAAGRSLRIIHLSDIHLMARQKHKIEWIQKLADSDPDFLVLTGDQLSEAQALPSLLEALEPFRGIPGAFVFGSHDYHSPQISNPAAYLFDRSHDDGAPTPNVPQDPWANRDLPWQEMASAFEDAGWINLNNARGKVRIGQWAMDLVGVDDPHINLDEFPAVNNGEDSEPLVATEPSGPSSAGSVLSVKIGLTHAPYKRVLNSMVDDGCDLVFAGHTHGGQICIPKVGALVTNCDLEREFASGLFQWPPTGAEVLSGDGSVPTLRDNHGTAWVNVATGLGTSPYTPVRIACRPEAVQVDLIII
- a CDS encoding PD-(D/E)XK nuclease family protein, producing MNLFEILREGHLETRVDMVLKFLMDPGERHGLGTLVLDSFLALLEGAHFVDSRGRRSEAFEAALVSGNGGWELGTQVDHIDLYAMNPDLGLAVVIENKIGHEFNNPIDKYVEHALDQKGINDVIMVVLAPEARTHIDSDLDTWVSKSLTYQDLAEAILASSSLAEIAMNPKDTNQRRSLDLLQQFIEVRTRGSNVADQQDEVRLISEWRQLNEQHAAQIRAFNDRQGQVNAAMSRRLFRLKQPIIDQFRIANVGKNPGELLDSEGAGRSSTPWLRFDFPEHGRAVELKFSSDYKNHAVFIYDHDRNQKDRHIESLAVTLDMDDSLIAKAFVNRALVLVSTRS
- a CDS encoding GntR family transcriptional regulator, translated to MNASAGLGPVRPRTSLRDMVHARIRSAIISGELAPGEVHSAPSLSVQLGVSATPVREAMLDLAREGLVTVMPNKGFKITEVSDSDLDEITQIRQLLEPPILSSVVDLIPDEDFPSLSEAANQIVEAASEGDLPGYLEADRVFHLSLLRYCGNNRLVELVDSLRAQTRLYGLRSLVEQGLLVESAQEHHEILAAIQARDSESSARLLTRHIGHVRGIWAGKAD
- a CDS encoding dihydrodipicolinate synthase family protein, yielding MSEPKPWHGVNVATTLPFTADYSVNHEAFANHVQFLARGGATGIIPNGSLGEYQTLTEEERKQVFLTAVSAAPAGVAVIPGVGAYGALESIRLTEHAAENGAPAVMLLPPNAYNASDEEVIAHYRAVAKVGLPILAYNNPVDTKIDLRPELLATLYSEGLIASVKEFSGVVSRAYQTKELAPGLDVSIGADDVVLELGIAGAVGWVSGYTNAIPSSSVELYNLATSGDPEKWMRASEIYRDLHPLLRWDSTKWFVQAIKLSQEVAGAAPWGTTTRPPRLALPEDLYARIVKDTETVLAKGYR
- a CDS encoding proline racemase family protein, giving the protein MRSQRVIHTVESHTEGMPTRVVTGGVGTLPGATMEERRIWFMENMDYLRTFLMFEPRGHSAMSGAILQPPTRPDADFGILFIEVSGCLPMCGHGTIGVATVLVETGMVPVTEPTTTIRLDTPAGLVIATVAVTDGHAESVTIRNVPSFAYSLNCQVEVPNLGKVSYDLAFGGNFYAVVELEELGIPFGREHKDALLDAGLRVMAAIDEVNYPVHPLDETIRGCHHVYLKAPGSTAQHSRHAMAIYPGWFDRSPCGTGTSARMAQLHARGELPLGQDFINESLIGTQFVGRLVDETTVGPFPAVIPTITGRAWVTGTAQYHLDPSDPFPEGFLI
- a CDS encoding (2Fe-2S)-binding protein, whose amino-acid sequence is MSEHHFDFAGELVAFTPGQSVAAALLAAGITSWRTTRIDHAPRAIFCGIGVCYECVVVADGRRGMRACLLSAQDGMTIAPMPSESVVVRAEHTPASATPRESPESEVKR
- a CDS encoding NAD(P)/FAD-dependent oxidoreductase, giving the protein MTTNRYADVVIIGAGIVGAAAAFFAAQAGLSVAVFDSRRAAGGTSSHGEGNILVSDKEPGPELDLALYSNAVWHEDLGEYSHLWEFEPKGGVVTASSETGLAALRDFAETQRSHGIAVEMIDSPAALATFEPLINPEIPGGAFYPQDAQVQPILATNHLCRLARELGAAFHFGQPVTALVRSGEKVTGVRTDDGVFSAGAVINCCGPWSCEIAALADLQLPVAPRKGYVLVTEPVGPLVSHKVYGADYVANVGSGDAALQASAVVESTPSGTILIGSSRERVGFDETFSPLAMKKIARNAVALFPFLSGINIMRTYWGFRPYCPDHLPVIGPDPRAPGLWHASGHEGAGIGLSVGTGKLLAQALTGRATDLDLSPLRPDRFEPTKESL